The genomic segment ACGATAAGAAAATTTCTTACCAAGCACAAGTAAACCACATGAAGGTTGAGTTTGGACTCGACACACTTCTCATCAACCACCGATGGGGAATGAGTGCCAGGGAATACGACTTCCCCCAGTACATTGACATCCGCCATAGAACCGTTGGGATTAAAAATAAAATGGATCCTGTACTTTGGAATTTTTGGTTACAGTCCATCAAAGAAACATATCCAGAAGAGTTTGCCTCTTCTTACCTAGGTTCCGAAAAAAAAATCATCCCAGGTGATATTCTCAACGAATCCTATTTGGGTTTTTACAGGTTCACCTCCACTTTGGATTCCAGAAGTGCATTTATGCGAGGGCTTGTGAGCGTAGTGGATACACTTACCTTTCATAAATACAATGCTAGTGTGCTCATGTTACCTACTATAGATACCATCAATCCGAAGATTATGAACGATGAAAAAAGGGAATGGTTCTATCCCGCTGACCCGAAACGTAAGTTCAACGACTCTTTTATTGAACTTTTGAACCAAGCAAGCCAAGCCAGCAAAGAAATTTTAACGAGAGCCTACGAATATAGTTTTTCTCCGGAAAGCAGATCGAAAATTCTGGAATCTCTCGGTGGTTATAATTTGGATACTGGTCTCCGTTACCACGGAATTGACCATATGAAGGAATTTTCTCCACTCGTTTGATGTGGATTTAAAGTTAAGGGAAATTTATGAAACAAGAACCCGTTGGGCTCTTTGAAAAGTATTTTATCATTTGGTTTCGGACTGTCACAGAAAGGATTTGGACCGGAGACAAAAAATTAAGAAACACAACCATTGCCATTTTTGCTTTTGGTGTTTTGAATGTTTTTTTACTCACAGGTTCCATCAAGGATTTCTTTCGACTAAAAGAAGCTGCCGTTTACGATATCCCTTCCACCTTATATGGATTAAATGACAAAGGGAATTACGAACCCATAGCAGAATATTATAAATTTTCAAGAATCCCTGTTCATTTAGAACAACTAAAACCAGAAGAAAACACTTTGTCTTCGGATAACCGGCACAAGGTCATCCAGTGTTTTTTATCCACGGAGGATAATTCTTTTTACTCACATAATGGAATCGATTTAAAAGGAATTGCTCGTGCTTTTGTTGTGAACATCATGGCAGGTCGTGTGAAAGAAGGTGCCTCCACCATCACACAACAGGTAGCAAGACTCAAGTTTTTATCCATCGAAAGATCCATTGCAAGAAAAGCTAGGGAAGCCTGGCTTGCGATTTTACTCGAACTTGTTTATCCTAAAGATAAAATTTTAGAAGTGTATTTGAACGAAATTCCACTGGGGCACGGAACCATTGGTGTTGGTGCGGCTTCCCGGTTTTACTTTCGTAAAGAAGTCCAAGATGTGAGTTGGGGAGAAG from the Leptospira congkakensis genome contains:
- a CDS encoding zinc dependent phospholipase C family protein; this translates as MAGKITHIEALSQVKKHLEHGNATQRRMAALLSRPDVSSYANLGAVAPDIFYFYHVLQPKRTKKAAFFGDLAHHHNVAELILSFLDQVHDTEMGLYRDRFLAFTLGYICHCVVDIQTHPYIFYISGDYYNNDKKISYQAQVNHMKVEFGLDTLLINHRWGMSAREYDFPQYIDIRHRTVGIKNKMDPVLWNFWLQSIKETYPEEFASSYLGSEKKIIPGDILNESYLGFYRFTSTLDSRSAFMRGLVSVVDTLTFHKYNASVLMLPTIDTINPKIMNDEKREWFYPADPKRKFNDSFIELLNQASQASKEILTRAYEYSFSPESRSKILESLGGYNLDTGLRYHGIDHMKEFSPLV